From Halobacterium sp. R2-5, the proteins below share one genomic window:
- a CDS encoding sodium:calcium antiporter: protein MREQLRHPLAALVVAALLTAPWVVVFATGGPDAYGLGEMTTVAVSGVAVLGASFLLAWGAETAEKDVPPAFAIAVLAVLAVAPEYAVDALYAWTAGANVGTARGAEAANLAVANMTGANRILIGIGWSGVALFTVYKARSSRDPAVDQRGGLRSVVNLDPAIATEVTFLLAATTYAFLVPFRGGIDVLDTVVLVGLFATYIAIIIRGDVSHDTDHVGVPGYLQELGKAARVATVLFLFAFSGAVIYTAVHPFAHGLEVIGENAGIPPFFMIQWIAPLASESPELIVVVYLVNKARSTAGFNALISSKLNQWTLLIGTLAVVYSIASGSIGTLPFDEKQAVEIWITAAQSLFAIAILSNLRITVWEAVTLLVLFLTQVFAEFAIIRTVAEPRATELSILVLYAYTAVYLALAAVLLVKRREAVARLLRATVQAARSAFGASAD from the coding sequence TTGCGAGAGCAGTTGCGGCACCCGCTGGCGGCGCTGGTGGTGGCAGCGCTGCTGACCGCACCGTGGGTCGTCGTCTTCGCGACCGGTGGCCCGGACGCGTACGGGCTCGGCGAGATGACGACCGTCGCGGTCAGCGGCGTCGCCGTCCTCGGCGCGTCGTTCCTCCTCGCGTGGGGGGCCGAGACCGCCGAGAAGGACGTGCCGCCGGCGTTCGCCATCGCGGTGCTCGCGGTGCTCGCGGTCGCGCCCGAGTACGCCGTCGACGCGCTGTACGCCTGGACCGCCGGCGCGAACGTCGGCACGGCCCGGGGCGCCGAGGCCGCGAACCTCGCGGTCGCGAACATGACGGGCGCGAACCGCATCCTCATCGGCATCGGGTGGTCCGGGGTCGCGCTGTTCACCGTCTACAAGGCGCGCTCGTCGCGCGACCCCGCCGTCGACCAGCGCGGCGGCCTCCGCAGCGTCGTCAACCTCGACCCCGCCATCGCCACCGAAGTCACGTTCCTGCTCGCGGCGACCACGTACGCGTTCCTCGTGCCGTTCCGCGGCGGCATCGACGTCCTCGACACCGTCGTGCTCGTCGGGCTGTTCGCCACCTACATCGCCATCATCATCCGCGGCGACGTCTCCCACGACACCGACCACGTCGGCGTCCCCGGGTACCTCCAGGAGCTAGGGAAGGCCGCCCGCGTCGCCACCGTCCTCTTCCTGTTCGCGTTCTCCGGCGCGGTCATCTACACCGCCGTCCACCCGTTCGCGCACGGCCTGGAAGTCATCGGCGAGAACGCCGGCATCCCGCCGTTCTTCATGATTCAGTGGATCGCGCCGCTGGCCTCCGAGAGCCCGGAGCTCATCGTCGTCGTCTACCTCGTGAACAAGGCGCGTTCGACCGCGGGTTTCAACGCGCTCATCTCCTCGAAGCTCAACCAGTGGACGCTGCTCATCGGCACGCTCGCGGTCGTCTACAGCATCGCGTCGGGGAGCATCGGTACGCTCCCGTTCGACGAGAAGCAGGCCGTCGAGATCTGGATCACCGCCGCGCAGAGCCTCTTCGCCATCGCCATCCTCTCGAACCTCCGCATCACCGTCTGGGAGGCCGTGACGCTGCTCGTGCTGTTCCTCACGCAGGTGTTCGCCGAGTTCGCCATCATCCGGACGGTCGCCGAGCCGCGCGCGACCGAGCTCAGCATCCTCGTGCTGTACGCGTACACCGCGGTCTACCTCGCGCTCGCTGCCGTCCTCCTCGTGAAGCGCCGCGAGGCGGTCGCCCGGCTCCTCCGGGCCACCGTGCAGGCCGCGCGCTCGGCGTTCGGCGCGAGCGCGGACTGA
- a CDS encoding calcium/sodium antiporter — protein sequence MAGTLLADGATLLVGILLLYVGAELLVAAASTLALSHGVKAATVGVTIVAFATTAPELFVSATGALTASDGIALGNIVGSNIANIGLVLGASAVVRPMRVDDKTLYQHGPFMFAAAVLLVALGLDGTLAAFDGAVLLALLAAFTGYLYYKSKQEDDVALPEDVEMGDDAANATARDYLILVGSIVLLLVGSRALILGGRGVLQAWGFGDLFIGLTVIAFGTSVPELATSLVSAVRGESQFSIGNVVGSNIYNVLAVIGVVAVIVPISVTPATVSYEFPVMLAFTVAALAIMGLGERITRIEGGALLAGYVGFLYFLLP from the coding sequence ATGGCCGGCACACTCCTCGCCGACGGCGCGACACTGCTCGTCGGCATCCTGCTGCTCTACGTCGGCGCCGAACTCCTCGTCGCCGCGGCGTCTACGCTCGCGCTCTCCCACGGTGTGAAGGCCGCGACGGTCGGGGTCACTATCGTCGCGTTCGCCACCACTGCCCCCGAGCTGTTCGTCTCCGCGACCGGCGCGCTCACCGCCTCCGACGGCATCGCGCTCGGGAACATCGTCGGGTCGAACATCGCCAACATCGGCCTCGTGCTCGGCGCCTCGGCGGTCGTCCGGCCGATGCGGGTCGACGACAAGACCCTCTACCAGCACGGGCCGTTCATGTTCGCCGCGGCTGTCCTGCTCGTCGCGCTCGGCCTCGACGGCACCCTCGCCGCGTTCGACGGCGCCGTCCTGCTCGCGCTGCTCGCCGCGTTCACGGGCTACCTCTACTACAAGTCCAAACAGGAGGACGACGTCGCGCTCCCAGAGGACGTCGAGATGGGCGACGATGCCGCGAACGCCACCGCCCGGGACTACCTGATTCTCGTCGGCTCTATCGTTCTGCTGCTCGTGGGGTCGCGGGCGCTCATCCTCGGCGGCCGCGGCGTCCTGCAGGCATGGGGCTTCGGCGACCTCTTCATCGGCCTCACCGTCATCGCGTTCGGCACGTCCGTTCCCGAGTTGGCGACCTCGCTGGTGAGCGCGGTCCGCGGCGAGAGCCAGTTCTCCATCGGGAACGTCGTCGGGTCGAACATCTACAACGTGCTCGCGGTCATCGGCGTCGTCGCCGTCATCGTCCCCATCTCGGTGACGCCGGCGACGGTCAGCTACGAGTTCCCCGTGATGCTCGCGTTCACCGTCGCCGCGCTCGCCATCATGGGCCTCGGCGAGCGCATCACGCGAATCGAGGGCGGGGCGCTGCTCGCCGGCTACGTCGGCTTCCTCTACTTCCTGCTGCCGTAG
- a CDS encoding shikimate dehydrogenase, whose amino-acid sequence MQVFGLVGNPVEHSLSPPMHEAAYDDLGLDARYVTFEPDRGDIEAAVEGADALGVAGLNVTIPFKQAVLDVVEPDDLAARIGAVNTIDFSGDTITGHNTDTEGVRRSFAHHDVPLAERDAVVVGAGGAGRAASFALADADADVSIANRTVSTAESLAADVGPAASAHSLDALPELLADADVLVNATSVGMEEDVSPVPADALHADLAVLDAVYAPLETRLLRDADAAGATTIDGAWMLLFQGVAAFELWTGRDAPVDAMNDALRASL is encoded by the coding sequence GTGCAGGTATTCGGACTCGTCGGGAACCCGGTCGAACACTCGCTGTCGCCGCCGATGCACGAGGCCGCGTACGACGACCTCGGACTGGACGCCCGGTACGTCACGTTCGAGCCGGACCGCGGCGATATCGAGGCTGCCGTCGAGGGCGCGGACGCGCTCGGCGTCGCCGGCCTGAACGTCACCATCCCGTTCAAGCAGGCCGTCCTCGACGTCGTCGAGCCGGACGACCTCGCGGCCCGCATCGGCGCCGTGAACACGATCGACTTCTCGGGTGACACGATCACTGGACACAACACCGACACGGAGGGCGTGCGCCGCTCGTTCGCCCACCACGACGTCCCGCTAGCCGAACGGGACGCCGTCGTCGTGGGCGCCGGCGGCGCGGGTCGCGCGGCGTCGTTCGCGCTCGCCGACGCGGACGCCGACGTCAGCATCGCGAATCGAACTGTCTCGACGGCGGAATCGCTCGCGGCGGACGTCGGACCGGCGGCGTCCGCGCACTCGCTGGACGCGCTCCCGGAGCTGCTCGCGGACGCCGACGTGCTGGTGAACGCGACCAGCGTGGGGATGGAAGAAGACGTTTCGCCCGTCCCGGCAGACGCGCTCCACGCCGACCTCGCGGTCCTCGACGCCGTCTACGCGCCGCTGGAGACGCGGCTGCTCCGGGACGCCGACGCCGCGGGTGCGACGACCATCGACGGCGCGTGGATGCTGCTGTTCCAGGGTGTCGCCGCCTTCGAGCTCTGGACGGGCCGAGACGCGCCCGTGGACGCGATGAACGACGCGCTCCGGGCGTCCCTCTGA
- a CDS encoding helix-hairpin-helix domain-containing protein → MGLLSTLKSLLGMEDEGNSAGSGVDVTVEREPSAESERAVKEPDEEVDSTPEATGDETDSAETEWESEPEDEPAGESEDEESEDEETADEAAGGDDEPVATETDASASTESLVDEDHTDDSTRAAEPAEAAGPDDDGSDAVEGDSVTVLKGIGPAYADRLSDAGVDTVAELAAADVEDLAERVDLSPKRVGRWVETAQDYE, encoded by the coding sequence ATGGGACTACTCTCGACACTCAAATCGCTACTCGGGATGGAGGATGAGGGCAACTCCGCCGGTAGTGGGGTGGACGTGACCGTCGAGCGCGAGCCGTCGGCCGAGTCCGAGCGAGCCGTCAAGGAACCGGACGAGGAAGTCGACTCGACGCCCGAGGCGACGGGCGACGAGACGGACTCCGCGGAGACCGAGTGGGAATCCGAGCCGGAAGACGAGCCGGCCGGCGAGTCCGAGGACGAGGAGAGCGAAGACGAGGAAACCGCGGATGAGGCGGCCGGTGGCGACGACGAGCCGGTCGCGACCGAAACGGACGCCAGCGCCTCGACGGAGTCGCTGGTCGACGAGGACCACACGGACGACTCGACGCGCGCCGCCGAGCCGGCCGAGGCCGCGGGCCCGGACGACGACGGCTCCGACGCCGTCGAGGGCGACTCCGTCACCGTCCTGAAGGGCATCGGGCCGGCGTACGCCGACCGGCTCTCGGACGCGGGCGTCGACACGGTCGCGGAGCTCGCCGCGGCCGACGTCGAGGACCTCGCCGAGCGCGTCGACCTCTCGCCGAAGCGCGTCGGCCGCTGGGTGGAGACCGCCCAGGACTACGAGTGA
- a CDS encoding aminotransferase class IV: MQYHVDGELVAAEDATVSVRNRGFQYGDAAFETLRAYGGQVFAWAAHASRLRASCDALGIDHALSDRDLRGRVHATLAANDLANASVRLTVTRGDQSGSFAPGDDVDPTVVVVADELPRGGVGGERAWRSPASAATVAVERVADDALPAVAKTNNYLNGVLARIDAGDADEAILLDSEGRVTGGATSNVFFVDDGVVHTPSLDLPVNPGITRWAVVELAEDIGITVEEGHYTPQDLRAADELFLTNTTWEVRPVSEYDDTTYSTCKVGARLARAFAEEVEQRHY, from the coding sequence GTGCAGTACCACGTAGACGGCGAGCTCGTGGCCGCTGAGGACGCGACGGTGAGCGTCCGCAACCGCGGGTTCCAGTACGGCGACGCCGCCTTCGAGACGCTGCGCGCGTACGGCGGACAGGTGTTCGCGTGGGCCGCCCACGCCAGCCGCCTCCGTGCGTCCTGTGATGCGCTCGGTATCGACCACGCGCTCTCGGACCGCGACCTCCGTGGCCGCGTCCACGCGACGCTCGCCGCGAACGACCTCGCGAACGCCTCCGTCCGCCTGACCGTGACCCGCGGCGACCAGTCCGGGTCGTTCGCGCCCGGCGACGACGTCGACCCGACCGTCGTCGTCGTCGCAGACGAACTCCCGCGCGGCGGCGTCGGGGGCGAGCGCGCGTGGCGGTCGCCAGCGTCCGCCGCGACCGTCGCCGTCGAGCGCGTCGCCGACGACGCGCTCCCCGCCGTCGCGAAGACGAACAACTACCTCAACGGCGTCCTCGCGCGCATCGACGCCGGGGACGCCGACGAGGCGATTCTCCTCGACAGCGAGGGCCGTGTCACGGGCGGCGCCACGAGCAACGTCTTCTTCGTCGATGACGGCGTCGTCCACACGCCCAGTCTGGACCTCCCGGTCAACCCCGGCATCACGCGCTGGGCGGTCGTCGAGCTCGCCGAGGACATCGGAATCACCGTCGAGGAAGGCCACTACACGCCCCAGGACCTCCGCGCCGCCGACGAACTCTTCCTCACGAACACCACGTGGGAGGTCCGGCCCGTCTCCGAGTACGACGACACTACCTACTCGACGTGCAAGGTCGGCGCGCGGCTCGCCCGCGCGTTCGCCGAGGAAGTCGAGCAGCGGCACTACTAA
- a CDS encoding Rieske 2Fe-2S domain-containing protein: protein MGDERIAAVDEVPTDGTLLYTLADDGDEREAILLQLSDGTVTSFLNYCMHWTDVKLDTGDGAPVRNGDVVCRKHAATFEKDSGVCTHGPCEGAQLDRVEVAVRDGDVYLADGDYEFVRTGADEDDPVDLSTSPGSRLGF, encoded by the coding sequence ATGGGAGACGAGCGCATCGCCGCTGTCGACGAGGTGCCGACGGACGGGACGCTGCTGTACACGCTCGCCGACGACGGCGACGAGCGCGAGGCCATCCTGCTGCAGCTCTCGGACGGCACCGTCACGTCGTTCCTGAACTACTGCATGCACTGGACGGACGTGAAACTCGACACCGGCGACGGCGCGCCCGTGCGGAACGGCGACGTGGTCTGCCGGAAGCACGCGGCGACGTTCGAGAAGGACTCCGGGGTCTGCACGCACGGCCCCTGCGAGGGCGCGCAGCTCGACCGCGTCGAGGTCGCGGTCCGCGACGGCGACGTCTACCTCGCGGACGGCGACTACGAGTTCGTGCGAACGGGCGCCGACGAGGACGACCCCGTGGACCTCTCGACGTCGCCGGGCTCGCGCCTCGGCTTCTAG
- a CDS encoding ArsR family transcriptional regulator: MDDQTTRERILDTLRDRPETPSGLAEAFDVSRGTALTHVRHLSKSLDGTGEELLVKPPECRNCGFDGFDDPVNVPSRCPECKNEGIEEPAFVVENV; encoded by the coding sequence ATGGACGACCAGACCACCCGCGAGCGTATCCTCGACACGCTCCGCGACCGCCCGGAGACGCCCAGCGGCCTCGCCGAGGCGTTCGACGTCTCCCGTGGGACGGCACTGACCCACGTCCGACACCTCTCGAAGAGCCTCGACGGCACCGGCGAGGAACTGCTCGTGAAGCCGCCGGAGTGCCGAAACTGTGGGTTCGACGGCTTCGACGACCCCGTGAACGTGCCGTCGCGGTGTCCCGAATGTAAGAACGAGGGCATCGAGGAGCCCGCGTTCGTCGTCGAGAACGTCTAG
- a CDS encoding NDP-sugar synthase, producing the protein MKAVVLAGGYATRLWPITKHRPKMFLPVGDSTVIDEIFADLEADDRIDEVFVSTNERFADDFEAYLADSEFEKPTLTVEDTSEEDEKFGVVGALAQLVDRENVDDDLVVVAGDNLISFDIAEFVDFFEAKGTPALAAYDVGSYERAKSYGLVDLDGDEVVDFQEKPDEPKSTLVSIACYAFPRETLPDLDTYLAEGENPDEPGWFMQWLQARQSVHAFTFEGAWFDIGTPESYLDAVQWKLDGDNLISDDATVENTTIGENVHVMGDADLRNSSVDNSIIFPNATLRDCDVRDSIIDEQTRLENIDFAGALIGAHTTISNGQ; encoded by the coding sequence ATGAAAGCCGTCGTCCTCGCCGGAGGGTACGCGACGCGTCTGTGGCCCATCACGAAGCACCGGCCGAAGATGTTCCTCCCGGTCGGCGACTCTACCGTCATCGACGAGATCTTCGCGGACCTGGAAGCCGACGACCGCATCGACGAGGTGTTCGTCTCCACGAACGAGCGCTTCGCGGATGACTTCGAGGCGTACCTCGCGGACAGCGAGTTCGAGAAGCCGACGCTCACCGTCGAAGACACATCCGAGGAGGACGAGAAGTTCGGCGTCGTCGGCGCGCTCGCACAGCTCGTCGACCGCGAGAACGTCGACGACGACCTCGTCGTGGTCGCCGGGGACAACCTCATCAGCTTCGACATCGCGGAGTTCGTGGACTTCTTCGAGGCGAAGGGGACGCCCGCGCTGGCGGCCTACGACGTCGGGAGCTACGAGCGCGCGAAGTCCTACGGCCTGGTCGACCTCGACGGCGACGAGGTCGTCGACTTCCAGGAGAAGCCCGACGAGCCCAAGAGCACGCTCGTCTCCATCGCGTGCTACGCGTTCCCCCGGGAGACGCTGCCCGACCTCGACACCTACCTCGCGGAGGGCGAGAACCCCGACGAGCCCGGCTGGTTCATGCAGTGGCTGCAGGCCCGCCAGTCCGTCCACGCGTTCACCTTCGAGGGCGCGTGGTTCGACATCGGCACGCCGGAGTCGTACCTCGACGCCGTCCAGTGGAAGCTCGACGGCGACAACCTCATCAGCGACGACGCCACGGTCGAGAACACGACCATCGGCGAGAACGTCCACGTGATGGGCGACGCCGACCTCCGGAACTCCAGCGTCGACAACTCCATCATCTTCCCGAACGCGACGCTGCGGGACTGCGACGTCCGGGACTCCATCATCGACGAGCAGACGCGCCTGGAGAACATCGACTTCGCGGGCGCGCTCATCGGCGCGCACACCACGATCTCGAACGGGCAGTAG
- a CDS encoding rubrerythrin family protein — protein sequence MDDDFRATVEADAATELDRLGSSKRLVALTDATLDDETVLRAAAASEAAAADVFEAWAESASGDAAEAFGTFAKRERDHYDRVTAEFGDDVDADPGAVHDHLRELEDPVERAGAVVGRGLVADRTLAQFVSYFVNQADEGRADLFRALRAETDEDTEAAVGLLGDVADGDDDWERASAAAVEVVDVAYEEYVDALEGMGINAKSIC from the coding sequence ATGGACGACGACTTCCGGGCGACCGTCGAGGCCGACGCGGCGACCGAACTCGACCGCCTCGGCTCCTCGAAGCGCCTCGTCGCCCTCACGGACGCCACGCTCGACGACGAGACGGTGCTGCGCGCGGCGGCCGCCAGCGAGGCCGCGGCAGCCGACGTGTTCGAGGCCTGGGCGGAGAGCGCGTCCGGGGACGCAGCCGAGGCGTTCGGCACGTTCGCGAAGCGCGAGCGCGACCACTACGACCGCGTCACCGCAGAATTCGGCGACGACGTGGACGCGGACCCGGGCGCCGTCCACGACCACCTGCGCGAGCTGGAGGACCCAGTGGAGCGCGCGGGTGCGGTCGTCGGCCGCGGGCTCGTCGCCGACCGCACGCTCGCGCAGTTCGTGAGCTACTTCGTGAATCAGGCCGACGAGGGCCGCGCGGACCTGTTCCGCGCTCTCCGGGCGGAGACTGACGAGGACACCGAGGCCGCAGTCGGACTGCTCGGCGACGTCGCCGACGGTGACGACGACTGGGAGCGCGCGAGCGCGGCGGCTGTAGAGGTCGTAGACGTCGCCTACGAGGAGTACGTCGACGCCCTAGAAGGAATGGGCATCAACGCGAAGTCGATTTGTTAG
- a CDS encoding rhodanese-like domain-containing protein, with translation MTSPSITPRELYDRIRSGGVSVLDVRDRDEFEAWHVDGPDVTAAHVPYMQFAAAQASGNAADLLPDDLDEPVVAVCAVGEASGEAAEALREEGVDAVNLDGGMEAWADLVVARDLGGSVVQYERPSSGCLSYLLADGDEAAIVDPLAAASERYVVDAADREASIEYAVDTHVHADHLSGVRALADETGAERVLPAGATERGLHYDATLVEDGDSLSVGDREVVVHHAPGHTTELVVLEWGDRLLTADCLFLDGVGRPDLEAEDRARELAGRQYDTLHDVILSFSAETAVLPGHVEATTRIAGDGFARDLGDVRDSLEFADLSREAFVQRLTTDLPPRPANYEEIVSANLGEQELGEETLELERGPNNCAVSST, from the coding sequence GTGACCTCGCCATCAATCACGCCGCGGGAACTGTACGACCGCATCCGGAGCGGGGGCGTCTCCGTGCTGGACGTCCGCGACCGCGACGAGTTCGAGGCGTGGCACGTCGACGGCCCGGACGTAACCGCGGCCCACGTGCCGTACATGCAGTTTGCGGCCGCGCAGGCCTCCGGGAACGCCGCCGACCTCCTCCCAGACGACCTCGACGAGCCGGTCGTGGCGGTCTGTGCAGTCGGTGAGGCCAGCGGGGAGGCTGCCGAGGCGCTCCGCGAGGAGGGGGTCGACGCCGTGAACCTCGACGGCGGGATGGAGGCGTGGGCGGACCTCGTGGTCGCCCGCGACCTCGGCGGTAGCGTCGTGCAGTACGAGCGCCCGTCGTCGGGCTGTCTGTCCTACCTGCTCGCGGACGGCGACGAGGCAGCAATCGTGGACCCACTCGCCGCCGCGAGCGAGCGCTATGTGGTAGACGCCGCCGACCGCGAGGCCAGCATCGAGTACGCCGTCGACACGCACGTCCACGCCGACCACCTCTCGGGAGTCCGCGCGCTCGCCGACGAGACCGGCGCGGAGCGCGTGCTGCCCGCGGGCGCGACCGAGCGCGGCCTCCACTACGACGCGACGCTCGTCGAAGACGGCGACTCGCTCTCGGTCGGCGACCGGGAGGTCGTCGTCCACCACGCGCCCGGCCACACGACCGAACTCGTCGTGCTGGAGTGGGGCGACCGGCTGCTCACCGCGGACTGCCTGTTCCTCGACGGCGTCGGCCGCCCGGACCTCGAAGCCGAAGACCGCGCCCGCGAGCTCGCGGGCCGGCAGTACGACACGCTCCACGACGTGATTCTCTCATTCTCGGCGGAGACCGCGGTGCTCCCGGGGCACGTCGAGGCGACGACACGGATCGCGGGGGACGGCTTCGCTCGCGACCTCGGTGACGTCCGCGACTCGCTGGAGTTCGCCGACCTCTCGCGGGAGGCGTTCGTACAGCGGCTCACGACGGACCTGCCGCCGCGGCCGGCGAACTACGAGGAGATCGTGTCGGCGAACCTCGGCGAGCAGGAGTTAGGAGAGGAGACGCTGGAGCTGGAGCGCGGGCCGAACAACTGCGCGGTGTCCTCGACGTGA
- a CDS encoding 2Fe-2S iron-sulfur cluster binding domain-containing protein → MTEYTVEFVGTGEEIRVSDKETILSACLEEGIAQEYSCRVGMCLACSAKIEEGDVTQPAARGLTEEEAENYALTCMARPQSDLKLDRGKYPPSIEEDAAAGAAAADDD, encoded by the coding sequence ATGACCGAGTACACCGTCGAGTTCGTCGGGACCGGTGAGGAGATTCGGGTCTCCGACAAGGAGACCATCCTGTCGGCCTGCCTCGAGGAGGGCATCGCGCAGGAGTACTCCTGCCGCGTCGGCATGTGTCTGGCGTGCTCCGCGAAAATCGAGGAGGGCGACGTCACCCAGCCCGCGGCCCGCGGCCTCACCGAGGAAGAGGCCGAGAACTACGCGCTCACCTGCATGGCGCGCCCGCAGTCCGACCTCAAGCTCGACCGCGGGAAGTACCCGCCGAGCATCGAGGAGGACGCCGCTGCGGGCGCCGCCGCCGCGGACGACGACTGA
- a CDS encoding geranylgeranyl reductase family protein encodes MTTHESDTDSHSESTPQTWSGDIAVVGAGTAGCYTAATAANAGYDVAVVERKSAEEAGHIACGDALKGADAFPEAIPKERLEPAFTNTGVDHGRFEIPQEDTVLEIPVPGELAVIDRWEYGRCIIDATEDAGADFFYNVVVQDILQDDDGTVTGVKGTRKGTAHEFDADVVIDAAGSLSILQDKTDFSEATFDTNVSYSQFCSAYREIVDVPEEVEWDDALVFKPTERAAGYLWYFPRTSTEINAGLGFQMNEEPMELVDDLKQDLRQREEFEGGEVKDKLGAALPTRRPYDSATAPGYIAVGDAAAHVNPTTGGGIAGAAYAGKYAAEAAIDAIESGDVSEDVLWEYNERVMDHFGARYAALDVYNILSTAVDVDDLMGLLAALPGEKLAEALYGGSTEFSLRLKVVTALKSFGYWSNIWEFYQTKQQADRLLEHYEDYPSSPAALADWQAERDAIMDDVYEVTGAEPKY; translated from the coding sequence ATGACAACCCACGAGTCCGATACCGACTCGCACAGCGAGTCGACTCCCCAGACGTGGTCTGGGGACATCGCCGTCGTCGGGGCCGGCACTGCGGGCTGTTACACGGCCGCGACGGCGGCGAACGCCGGCTACGACGTCGCGGTCGTCGAGCGGAAGTCCGCGGAGGAGGCCGGCCACATCGCGTGCGGTGACGCCCTCAAGGGCGCGGACGCGTTCCCCGAGGCCATCCCGAAGGAGCGCCTCGAACCCGCGTTCACGAACACGGGCGTCGACCACGGCCGCTTCGAGATTCCCCAGGAGGACACCGTCCTGGAGATTCCCGTCCCCGGGGAGCTGGCGGTCATCGACCGCTGGGAGTACGGCCGCTGCATCATCGACGCCACGGAGGACGCCGGCGCCGACTTCTTCTACAACGTCGTCGTGCAGGACATCCTCCAGGACGACGACGGTACCGTCACGGGCGTGAAGGGCACGCGGAAGGGCACCGCCCACGAGTTCGACGCGGACGTCGTCATCGACGCCGCGGGGTCGCTCTCGATTCTGCAGGACAAGACCGACTTCTCGGAGGCGACCTTCGACACGAACGTCTCGTACTCGCAGTTCTGCTCGGCGTACCGCGAAATCGTCGACGTCCCCGAGGAGGTCGAGTGGGACGACGCGCTCGTGTTCAAGCCCACCGAGCGAGCGGCGGGCTACCTCTGGTACTTCCCGCGGACGAGCACGGAGATCAACGCGGGGCTGGGCTTCCAGATGAACGAGGAGCCGATGGAACTGGTCGACGACCTGAAGCAGGACCTCCGCCAGCGCGAGGAGTTCGAGGGCGGCGAAGTGAAGGACAAGCTCGGCGCGGCGCTGCCGACGCGGCGGCCGTACGACTCCGCGACGGCGCCCGGCTACATCGCGGTCGGCGACGCCGCGGCGCACGTCAACCCGACGACCGGCGGCGGCATCGCTGGCGCGGCGTACGCCGGCAAGTACGCCGCGGAGGCGGCCATCGACGCCATCGAGTCCGGGGACGTCTCCGAGGACGTGCTCTGGGAGTACAACGAGCGCGTGATGGACCACTTCGGCGCGCGCTACGCCGCGCTGGACGTGTACAACATCCTCTCGACCGCGGTGGACGTCGACGACCTGATGGGGCTGCTCGCGGCGCTCCCCGGCGAGAAGCTCGCGGAGGCGCTGTACGGCGGCAGCACGGAGTTCAGCCTCCGTCTGAAGGTCGTGACGGCGCTGAAGTCGTTCGGCTACTGGTCGAACATCTGGGAGTTCTACCAGACCAAACAGCAGGCCGACCGCCTCCTGGAGCACTACGAGGACTACCCGTCCAGCCCGGCCGCGCTCGCCGACTGGCAGGCCGAGCGCGACGCCATCATGGACGACGTCTACGAGGTCACGGGCGCCGAGCCGAAGTACTGA
- a CDS encoding plastocyanin/azurin family copper-binding protein, whose product MDSEVSRRGFLATVAAAAGATAAGEAAAQDETTTIDMTDDLVFAPDSEGVEPGTTVVWENVGSIGHSVTAYEDDIPEDAEFFASGGLESEEAAREAYPEQGDVAGGESYEHTFDVEGTYEYFCIPHESVGMVATLEVTPDAGEQEGYVPALPATAKQLAVWAVTALLGILGFTWAVLKYGGDYGEGGEE is encoded by the coding sequence ATGGACAGTGAAGTGTCACGGCGGGGCTTCCTCGCGACAGTGGCCGCCGCGGCCGGCGCGACAGCAGCCGGAGAAGCCGCCGCTCAAGACGAGACGACGACGATAGACATGACCGACGACCTGGTCTTCGCGCCGGATTCGGAGGGCGTCGAACCCGGGACGACGGTCGTCTGGGAGAACGTGGGGTCGATCGGACACTCCGTCACCGCCTACGAGGACGACATCCCCGAGGACGCTGAGTTCTTCGCGAGCGGCGGCCTGGAGTCCGAGGAGGCCGCCCGGGAGGCGTACCCCGAGCAGGGGGACGTCGCCGGCGGCGAGTCGTACGAGCACACGTTCGACGTGGAGGGAACCTACGAGTACTTCTGCATCCCACACGAGTCCGTCGGCATGGTCGCCACCCTCGAAGTCACGCCCGATGCCGGCGAACAGGAGGGGTACGTCCCGGCGCTCCCGGCGACGGCCAAACAGCTGGCGGTCTGGGCGGTGACCGCGCTCCTCGGCATTCTCGGGTTCACGTGGGCGGTGCTGAAGTACGGCGGCGACTACGGCGAAGGCGGCGAGGAGTAG